A DNA window from Pseudomonas resinovorans NBRC 106553 contains the following coding sequences:
- the ftsB gene encoding cell division protein FtsB translates to MTRPNTYWLFVVLILMLAGLQYRLWVGDGSLAQVKDLQGQIADQKGENERLLERNRILEAEVLELKKGMETVEERARHELGMVKEGETLYQIAE, encoded by the coding sequence ATGACTCGCCCTAATACTTACTGGTTGTTCGTAGTCCTGATCCTGATGCTGGCTGGCCTGCAGTATCGCCTCTGGGTGGGCGACGGCAGCCTGGCGCAGGTCAAGGATCTGCAGGGGCAGATCGCCGATCAGAAAGGCGAGAACGAGCGCTTGCTGGAGCGCAACCGCATCCTCGAGGCGGAAGTGCTGGAGTTGAAAAAGGGTATGGAAACCGTCGAGGAACGTGCCCGCCACGAGCTGGGCATGGTCAAAGAGGGCGAAACCCTCTACCAGATCGCCGAATGA
- the ispD gene encoding 2-C-methyl-D-erythritol 4-phosphate cytidylyltransferase, producing the protein MSQSDTPFFWAVIPAAGVGARMRADRPKQYLELAGRSIIEHSLDCFLDHPQLKGLVIALSVDDPYWPNLACAADERIIRADGGKERSDSVLSALLRLAEHGARAHDWVLVHDAARPNLSRFDLDLLLSELADDPVGGLLAVPARDTLKRVGADGRVAETVDRSLIWQAYTPQMFRFGALHRALADALVAGVAITDEASAMEWAGAAPRLVEGRADNLKVTRPEDLEWLRQRWSSRS; encoded by the coding sequence ATGAGCCAGTCCGATACCCCCTTCTTCTGGGCGGTGATTCCCGCCGCCGGCGTCGGTGCCCGCATGCGCGCGGACCGGCCCAAGCAATACCTCGAACTCGCCGGACGCAGCATCATCGAGCACAGCCTCGACTGCTTCCTCGATCATCCTCAGCTCAAGGGGCTGGTGATCGCCCTGTCGGTGGACGATCCCTACTGGCCGAACCTGGCTTGCGCCGCCGACGAGCGCATCATCCGCGCCGATGGTGGCAAGGAGCGCTCCGACTCGGTACTCAGTGCCCTGCTGCGCCTGGCCGAACATGGCGCCCGTGCCCATGACTGGGTACTGGTGCATGACGCGGCGCGGCCCAATCTCTCGCGTTTCGACCTCGACCTGCTGCTTAGCGAGCTGGCCGACGACCCGGTGGGTGGTCTGCTCGCGGTTCCCGCGCGGGATACCCTCAAGCGCGTCGGGGCTGATGGCCGGGTCGCGGAAACCGTCGACCGCAGCCTGATCTGGCAGGCCTACACGCCGCAGATGTTCCGCTTCGGCGCCCTGCACCGGGCCCTGGCTGATGCCCTGGTGGCCGGTGTCGCCATCACCGACGAAGCCTCCGCCATGGAGTGGGCGGGCGCCGCCCCCAGGCTGGTGGAAGGCCGCGCCGACAACCTCAAGGTCACCCGTCCTGAAGACCTCGAGTGGCTGCGTCAGCGTTGGTCGAGCCGCAGCTGA
- a CDS encoding LysR substrate-binding domain-containing protein, with protein MSRWEGLDEFVAVAESGQFTAAAERLSLSSSHVSRQVARLEERLQTRLFYRSTRKVVLTEAGQTFLQHCQRLLDARDEALRAVSDLASEPKGLLRMTCAVAYGERFIVPLVNEFMARHPQLKVDIELSNRTLDLVHEGLDVAIRLGRLPDSRLVATRLAPRVMYLCAAPAYLERYGRPHSLSELARHNCLIGSTDHWDFLQQGREHAVRVQGNWRCNSGQAVLDAALRGFGLCQLPDYYVLEHLRSGALVSLLEQHRPPNTAVWALYPQQRHLSPKVRQLVDLLKEGLAERPEYAEAQLRLDQR; from the coding sequence ATGAGTCGCTGGGAAGGTCTGGACGAGTTCGTCGCCGTCGCCGAATCGGGCCAGTTCACCGCCGCCGCCGAACGCCTGAGCCTGTCCTCGTCCCATGTCAGCCGGCAGGTCGCCCGGCTGGAGGAACGCCTGCAGACGCGCCTGTTCTATCGCAGTACCCGCAAGGTGGTCCTGACCGAGGCCGGGCAGACCTTCCTGCAGCATTGCCAGCGCCTGCTGGATGCCCGCGACGAAGCCTTGCGCGCCGTCAGCGACCTGGCCAGCGAACCCAAAGGCCTGCTGCGCATGACCTGTGCGGTGGCCTACGGCGAGCGTTTCATCGTGCCGCTGGTGAACGAGTTCATGGCGCGTCACCCGCAGCTGAAAGTGGACATCGAACTGAGCAACCGCACGCTGGACCTGGTGCATGAAGGCCTCGACGTGGCGATCCGCCTGGGCCGCCTGCCGGATTCGCGCCTGGTGGCGACGCGCCTGGCGCCACGAGTCATGTACCTGTGCGCGGCGCCGGCCTACCTGGAGCGCTACGGCCGCCCCCACAGCCTGTCGGAACTGGCGCGGCACAACTGCCTGATCGGCAGTACCGACCACTGGGACTTTCTCCAGCAAGGACGCGAGCACGCCGTCCGGGTCCAGGGCAATTGGCGCTGCAACAGCGGCCAGGCCGTGCTGGACGCCGCCCTGCGCGGCTTCGGCCTGTGCCAGCTACCGGACTACTACGTGCTGGAGCACCTGCGCAGTGGCGCCCTGGTTTCACTGCTGGAGCAGCACCGGCCGCCCAACACCGCGGTCTGGGCACTTTATCCACAGCAACGGCATCTCTCGCCCAAGGTCCGGCAACTGGTGGATCTGCTGAAGGAGGGCTTGGCCGAACGGCCGGAGTACGCCGAGGCTCAGCTGCGGCTCGACCAACGCTGA
- the eno gene encoding phosphopyruvate hydratase translates to MAKIVDIKGREVLDSRGNPTVEADVILENGIIGSACAPSGASTGSREALELRDGDKSRYLGKGVLKAVANINGPIRELLLGKDAADQKALDRAMIELDGTENKGKLGANAILAVSLAAAKAAAQAKGVPLYAHIADLNGTPGQYSMPVPMMNIINGGEHADNNVDIQEFMVQPVGAKNFADALRMGAEIFHHLKAVLKARGLNTAVGDEGGFAPNLASNEDALAAIAEAVANAGYKLGTDVTLALDCAASEFYKDGKYDLAGEGKVFDASGFADYLAGLTQRYPIISIEDGMDESDWAGWKDLTDKIGAKVQLVGDDLFVTNTKILKEGIEKSIGNSILIKFNQIGSLTETLEAIQMAKAAGFTAVISHRSGETEDSTIADLAVGTAAGQIKTGSLCRSDRVSKYNQLLRIEEQLGDKAAYRGRAEFRG, encoded by the coding sequence ATGGCAAAGATCGTCGACATCAAGGGCCGCGAGGTTCTGGACTCCCGTGGCAACCCCACCGTGGAAGCCGATGTGATCCTCGAGAACGGCATCATCGGCAGCGCCTGCGCGCCGTCCGGTGCTTCCACCGGTTCCCGCGAGGCACTGGAACTGCGTGATGGCGACAAGAGCCGTTACCTGGGCAAGGGCGTTCTGAAGGCCGTGGCCAACATCAACGGCCCGATCCGTGAGCTGCTGCTGGGCAAAGACGCCGCCGACCAGAAAGCCCTCGACCGCGCCATGATCGAACTGGACGGCACCGAGAACAAAGGCAAGCTGGGCGCCAACGCCATCCTCGCCGTGTCCCTGGCCGCCGCCAAGGCCGCCGCCCAGGCCAAGGGCGTACCGCTCTACGCCCACATCGCTGACCTGAACGGCACTCCCGGCCAGTACTCCATGCCCGTTCCGATGATGAACATCATCAACGGCGGCGAGCACGCCGATAACAACGTCGACATCCAGGAGTTCATGGTGCAGCCGGTTGGCGCCAAGAACTTCGCCGACGCCCTGCGCATGGGCGCCGAGATCTTCCACCACCTCAAAGCCGTGCTGAAGGCCCGTGGCCTGAACACCGCCGTAGGTGACGAAGGTGGTTTCGCCCCGAACCTGGCTTCCAACGAAGACGCCCTGGCCGCCATCGCCGAAGCCGTGGCCAACGCCGGCTACAAGCTGGGCACCGACGTGACCCTGGCCCTGGACTGCGCCGCCAGCGAGTTCTACAAGGACGGCAAGTACGACCTGGCCGGTGAAGGCAAGGTGTTCGACGCCTCCGGTTTCGCCGACTACCTGGCCGGCCTGACCCAGCGCTACCCGATCATCTCCATCGAAGACGGCATGGACGAGTCCGATTGGGCCGGCTGGAAAGACCTGACCGACAAGATCGGCGCCAAGGTCCAGCTGGTGGGTGACGACCTGTTCGTGACCAACACCAAGATCCTCAAGGAAGGCATCGAGAAGAGCATCGGCAACTCGATCCTGATCAAGTTCAACCAGATCGGCTCCCTGACCGAGACCCTGGAAGCCATCCAGATGGCCAAGGCCGCCGGCTTCACCGCGGTGATCTCCCACCGTTCCGGCGAAACCGAGGACAGCACCATCGCCGACCTGGCCGTAGGCACCGCCGCCGGTCAGATCAAGACCGGCTCCCTGTGCCGTTCCGACCGCGTCTCCAAGTACAACCAGCTGCTGCGCATCGAAGAGCAGCTGGGCGACAAGGCCGCCTACCGCGGTCGCGCGGAATTCCGTGGCTAA